The DNA window TGTATTATGATCAAACACATAGTAACCAATATGTTCCACCGCCAGTTTTTCGGCAAAAAAATAGGTTTCGATATTTTTATTAACTCCAACTTGTACTTTTGGGGACAGCTTCTGGATATATTGAGCCTTTCCATTTGTGGTAGTTAATACTAAAAAAAATAAAGTTATTAAAATTCGCTCCATACATAGTTATATATATACAAAAATATCTCACTTTTACCTAAATATTTTGTATAATATTGCTGTTTTTTATCATTCTTAATGTAACTCCAAAGAAACGTTTGAACGCAGAATTTAAATGTGCAGCATCATAAAATCCCATTAAATAGCAAACAGTGAGTATGTCTTCTCCTTGAAGCAACATCCTCTTTGCATTTTTTAGTCTTTTAAGCATAATGTAAGCCAGAGGAGAAATTCCTTTCGCTTTTTTAAATTCACGGGCAAAATGAAATTTGCTCTTGAAAAATTTTTCAGAAAGACTCTCCAGATTTATGGGTATGTATGGAATACTATCTGCGATCTCATCAATGAGGGAAAATGAGGATTCCAGCTGTTTTCCGCTATCTTTTTCTCCAAAAAAAACAAGCTTTTTTAGGGCACTTTCCATATCCTGTAGACTGTTTTCTCCGTTTATAGACAGATTACTAAATGTTTGAAATAAACCAGGATCATCTATGGTACGCTCAAGCTGATTAATTGTTTTTCCATTATTATAAAATTTTAATACATCTGGATTTATATAAAAAGTTTTATAACTATACGGTAAAGTATCAATTGAACTATTTTTGTGCACTTCATTTGCCTGAGTAATACTAATCGTGCCTGAAATTGCATAATGATCTCCACCTAGTGTTTGGAGATGTTCTGTCCCCTTATAAATAAGAGATACACAAAAATAATCATGAAAATGAAATGGAAAATATTCTATCTCATTTTCAGATGAAAACATTTCTATGTTATCTAAAAATTCAAACTTCAAATTATGAAAAGATTTGCTCATTTTGACTTTAGGCATGTATAAAGATAAGGATTTCTTCTTCTAATTATTCTTGTCTCAATCTTCTTTTCGTAGAACTACAATAACCAATAATGATGCTATTGCTGTTGGTCTTTAATTTCAGATAAGTTTATTTTCTAATCTGAGACATGGAATCTGCCTCAATGATGGCATCTGCAAATGCTTTTGGAGCTTCCTGTGGTAAATTATGCCCTATTCCTCCTGTTATTGTGTGATGCACATATTTTCCGGTATATTTAGAGGCGTAACTCTCGGGAGCCGGGAACGCAGCTCCGTTTGCATCTCCTTCCAGCGTAACGGTTGGGACTGTAATATCAGGAGACTGCGCCAGTTTGGATTCAAGTACATCGTATTGTTTTTCCCCTTTAGCCAATCCCAGACGCCATCGGTAATTATGGATGACGATATCAACATGGTCAGGGTTATCAAATGTTCCTACAGAGCGCTGGTAGGTTTGTTCATCAAAAGTCCATTTTGGTGAGGCTGTTTTCCAGATCAGTTTATTGAAAGCTGCAGTATTGGCTTTATAGCCTTTATAACCTCTTTCAGTCGAAAAGTAATATTGATACCACCATAAAAATTCAGCGTTTGGTAGAAGAGGTTTTTCATTTGCCTTTGGACTTCCAATCAGATAACCGCTAACAGCCACTAAAGCAGTGCAACGCTCTGGCCATAGTGCTGCAATAATATCCGCCGTTCTTGCCCCCCAGTCAAAACCACCAATAATTGCTTTATCTATCTTTAGAGCATCCATAAAAGAAATGATATCCAGTGCCACAGCGCTTTGCTGGCCATTGCGTTTTGTATTGGGAGACACAAAGGTGGTTGTTCCGTAACCTCTCAAATAAGGTATCAAAACCCGATACCCCTTTTCGGCAAGGATAGCAGAGGATTCCTCAAAACTATGGATATCGTATGGCCATCCATGAAGAAGGATCACTGGTTTCCCTGTTTTAGGTCCTACTTCTGCATACCCCACATCCAGCAGTCCGGCCCTTATTTTTTTTGTATTTTGAAAAGCTGATCTGATAGCTTCATTTTCTAAACTTTTCTCACCAGTTGTATAAGTCTGTGCTTTTAAAGATGATAATCCTATCCCTGTAAAAATAATCAGCGATAAAGTAACGAGCACCCTTTTACTAAAATTCAATGTCGTATTCATAATGTTGATCTTTTGTTAGAGTAAAATTATTTCAAAATAAAAATGGTGAGAAGATCAAATAGGTTGAACAGGTCATATTGAAGCTTGAAAA is part of the Chryseobacterium lactis genome and encodes:
- a CDS encoding AraC family transcriptional regulator, with amino-acid sequence MPKVKMSKSFHNLKFEFLDNIEMFSSENEIEYFPFHFHDYFCVSLIYKGTEHLQTLGGDHYAISGTISITQANEVHKNSSIDTLPYSYKTFYINPDVLKFYNNGKTINQLERTIDDPGLFQTFSNLSINGENSLQDMESALKKLVFFGEKDSGKQLESSFSLIDEIADSIPYIPINLESLSEKFFKSKFHFAREFKKAKGISPLAYIMLKRLKNAKRMLLQGEDILTVCYLMGFYDAAHLNSAFKRFFGVTLRMIKNSNIIQNI
- a CDS encoding alpha/beta fold hydrolase, encoding MNTTLNFSKRVLVTLSLIIFTGIGLSSLKAQTYTTGEKSLENEAIRSAFQNTKKIRAGLLDVGYAEVGPKTGKPVILLHGWPYDIHSFEESSAILAEKGYRVLIPYLRGYGTTTFVSPNTKRNGQQSAVALDIISFMDALKIDKAIIGGFDWGARTADIIAALWPERCTALVAVSGYLIGSPKANEKPLLPNAEFLWWYQYYFSTERGYKGYKANTAAFNKLIWKTASPKWTFDEQTYQRSVGTFDNPDHVDIVIHNYRWRLGLAKGEKQYDVLESKLAQSPDITVPTVTLEGDANGAAFPAPESYASKYTGKYVHHTITGGIGHNLPQEAPKAFADAIIEADSMSQIRK